A genomic segment from Methanocella sp. encodes:
- the cofG gene encoding 7,8-didemethyl-8-hydroxy-5-deazariboflavin synthase subunit CofG, producing MSKDFVTYSKNVFIPVTNMCRNNCGYCGFRRDAGSKDAFIIRPEVAHDTLKKAAGLGCLEALFTYGDAPSDPLFFKELGKYGYMDLTDYVYDLCLDAIGLGMLPHTNGGVLPFAELEKLRGVNASMGLMLETTAELPAHRLSPLKRPSVRLEFMERAGKLKIPFTTGILVGIGETWDDRRESLEAIRDLHKKYDHIQEVIVQNFVPKPETRMGSTEPPGVEDMIRVLRMAREILPADIELQAPPNLTSHLPEFLRAGAGDIGGISPVTEDYINPECRWPTLDELGAMGLKLRERLPLYPKYVKKGWYPERLESIIRRHADGDGYCV from the coding sequence ATGTCTAAAGACTTCGTCACCTACTCGAAGAACGTGTTCATCCCCGTTACCAACATGTGCCGCAACAACTGCGGCTATTGCGGGTTCCGGCGAGACGCCGGCTCAAAGGATGCTTTCATCATCCGGCCCGAAGTCGCCCACGATACGCTCAAAAAGGCCGCGGGCCTGGGCTGCCTGGAGGCGCTTTTCACCTATGGCGACGCGCCGTCAGATCCCCTCTTTTTTAAAGAGCTCGGAAAATACGGCTACATGGATCTCACGGACTACGTCTACGACCTTTGCCTGGATGCCATCGGATTGGGCATGCTGCCCCACACCAACGGCGGCGTGCTGCCTTTCGCCGAGCTGGAAAAGCTCAGGGGCGTCAACGCCAGCATGGGCCTCATGCTGGAGACGACCGCGGAACTCCCCGCGCACCGGCTGAGCCCTCTGAAGAGGCCTTCAGTGCGCCTCGAGTTCATGGAGCGCGCCGGGAAACTAAAGATCCCGTTCACCACGGGCATCCTGGTGGGCATCGGAGAGACCTGGGACGACCGGCGGGAATCGCTGGAGGCCATCCGAGACCTGCATAAAAAATACGACCATATACAGGAAGTCATCGTCCAGAACTTCGTGCCCAAGCCGGAGACCCGCATGGGCTCCACGGAACCGCCAGGCGTCGAGGACATGATAAGGGTTTTAAGGATGGCCCGCGAGATACTTCCGGCGGATATTGAGTTGCAGGCGCCGCCCAACCTGACGTCCCACCTGCCCGAATTTTTAAGGGCCGGCGCGGGCGACATCGGCGGCATCTCGCCCGTCACTGAAGATTACATCAATCCGGAGTGCCGATGGCCCACGCTGGATGAGCTCGGCGCCATGGGCCTGAAGCTCCGGGAGCGGCTCCCTCTGTACCCGAAGTACGTGAAAAAGGGCTGGTACCCGGAGAGGCTGGAGTCGATCATCAGGAGACACGCGGATGGAGATGGGTATTGTGTTTGA
- the cofC gene encoding 2-phospho-L-lactate guanylyltransferase → MKAVVPFKTVNAKSRLAEILTAEERERLARLMLDDITGALREAGLQVVLLTTTPYQYDAEVVVSEKDLNSSLNDFLSTEAEPVMIIMADIPLITVKNIRDMLASPADVVISPGRGGGTNVQYIKEPRKYHVDYYGASFLDHMRIAEDNGLTVEFFDSFNASSDIDEPQDLVELYIHGRGRAAEYLRSFMALDVSNGRVKIVRDVQKVPEGRRPGRSVATQ, encoded by the coding sequence ATGAAGGCAGTCGTACCTTTTAAGACCGTAAACGCAAAGTCCCGGCTGGCCGAGATCCTCACGGCAGAGGAGCGGGAGAGGCTGGCCCGGCTGATGCTCGACGATATCACGGGCGCTCTTCGGGAGGCTGGCCTGCAGGTCGTGCTCCTCACGACGACTCCATACCAGTACGACGCGGAGGTCGTGGTCAGCGAGAAGGACCTGAATTCGTCCCTGAACGACTTTCTGAGCACCGAGGCGGAGCCCGTCATGATCATCATGGCCGACATACCGCTCATCACAGTTAAAAATATTCGGGACATGCTCGCCAGCCCCGCGGACGTGGTAATATCGCCGGGGAGGGGGGGAGGCACGAACGTACAGTATATTAAGGAGCCCCGGAAGTACCATGTCGACTACTATGGGGCTAGCTTTTTAGACCACATGCGCATCGCCGAGGATAACGGCCTGACCGTTGAGTTCTTCGACTCGTTCAACGCCTCCAGCGACATCGACGAGCCCCAGGACCTGGTCGAGCTTTACATCCACGGCAGGGGCAGGGCGGCCGAATACCTGCGCTCGTTCATGGCGCTGGACGTGAGTAATGGCCGCGTTAAGATCGTCCGGGACGTGCAGAAGGTCCCGGAGGGCCGGCGCCCCGGAAGGTCCGTAGCCACCCAATAG
- the cofH gene encoding 5-amino-6-(D-ribitylamino)uracil--L-tyrosine 4-hydroxyphenyl transferase CofH, which translates to MFDDIYERSLAGRITKKDAMALLKEDPFELFQTADAVRRELVGDTVSYVVNRNMNFTDICIGTCAFCAFRNNENYRLTSAQLLKKVGEAKKYGATEVCIQGGLLPDMYLKDYVAMLRAIKGRYDIDIHAFSPMEVFHMSEISGVTISHSLKELKKAGLGSMPGTAAEILVDSVRKKICPDKLTTRQWVDVVTKAHKTGIPTTATIMYGHIETWKDRLDHIFIQRDIQRETHGFTEFVPLTFMSKNNPLGEIVLKQKGSMGASGLDDLRMYALARLIFGPDLVNVQASWVKLGPKLAQVALHCGANDLGGTLMEERISKTAGATAGECLSPEELQAIIRDAGRIPRQRTTLYGDVKPAMKIAASSTGRKSAYK; encoded by the coding sequence GTGTTTGATGATATCTACGAGCGATCGCTGGCAGGCAGGATCACGAAAAAGGACGCGATGGCCTTATTAAAAGAGGACCCCTTCGAACTGTTCCAGACAGCCGACGCCGTGCGCCGGGAGCTGGTCGGCGACACGGTCTCCTACGTCGTCAACCGGAATATGAATTTTACGGACATATGCATCGGCACCTGCGCCTTCTGCGCCTTCCGGAACAACGAGAACTACCGGCTCACCAGCGCGCAGCTATTAAAAAAAGTGGGCGAGGCGAAGAAGTACGGCGCGACCGAGGTGTGCATCCAGGGCGGCCTGCTTCCCGACATGTACCTGAAGGACTACGTCGCCATGCTCAGGGCCATTAAAGGCAGGTACGACATAGACATACACGCCTTTTCGCCCATGGAGGTCTTCCACATGAGCGAGATCTCCGGCGTAACCATTTCACATTCATTAAAGGAGCTAAAGAAAGCGGGGCTGGGCTCGATGCCCGGGACTGCGGCCGAAATACTCGTGGACTCCGTCCGGAAGAAGATATGCCCGGACAAGCTGACGACACGGCAGTGGGTCGACGTGGTCACCAAGGCCCACAAGACCGGCATTCCCACCACCGCCACGATCATGTATGGCCATATCGAGACCTGGAAGGATCGTCTGGATCACATTTTCATCCAGCGGGACATCCAGCGCGAGACCCACGGGTTCACCGAGTTCGTGCCCCTGACCTTCATGAGCAAGAATAATCCGCTGGGAGAAATCGTGCTGAAGCAAAAAGGCTCCATGGGCGCCAGCGGCCTGGATGATCTGCGGATGTATGCCCTGGCCCGGCTCATCTTCGGCCCCGACCTCGTGAACGTGCAGGCGTCCTGGGTCAAGCTAGGCCCCAAGCTGGCCCAGGTGGCGCTCCATTGCGGCGCCAACGACCTCGGCGGAACGCTCATGGAGGAGCGGATCTCGAAGACGGCCGGAGCAACTGCGGGCGAGTGCTTGTCGCCCGAGGAGCTGCAGGCCATCATACGGGACGCGGGACGCATTCCAAGACAGCGCACCACACTTTACGGGGATGTGAAGCCGGCCATGAAAATAGCGGCTTCTTCCACCGGGCGAAAATCGGCATACAAGTAA